A genomic region of Noviherbaspirillum sp. L7-7A contains the following coding sequences:
- a CDS encoding glycosyltransferase, whose product MIREIRPDAALAMMTNANVILALACRGLPRFCAVGSEHIYPAQVSVGRVWEVLRRIHYRGLHAVAALTPECREWIMRNTSAKQAPVIPNAAGWPLPLQEPVLPPDSLCRRGRRILLGVGRLSYQKNFPLLIDVFARLAPSHPDWDLVILGAGPDHEALRGQAAEQGLSDRVFLPGVVGNLRHWYERADLYVMSSHFEGFPNTLAEALAHGLPAVSVDCDTGPRDIIRHDVDGLLTPVGDRNALEQALSLVMADEALRARLGARAVDARERFSMERVAGMWESLFSEPPGVERPALSTVAPTRDGTC is encoded by the coding sequence GTGATCCGGGAAATCCGGCCCGACGCAGCGCTGGCGATGATGACCAACGCCAACGTGATTCTTGCGCTGGCCTGCCGCGGCCTGCCGCGCTTCTGCGCAGTCGGATCGGAACACATCTATCCAGCCCAGGTGTCGGTAGGGCGGGTCTGGGAGGTGCTGCGCCGCATCCATTACCGCGGACTGCATGCAGTGGCGGCCCTGACGCCCGAATGCAGGGAATGGATCATGCGCAACACATCGGCGAAGCAGGCGCCGGTCATACCCAATGCTGCCGGCTGGCCGCTGCCGTTGCAGGAGCCGGTGCTGCCGCCGGACTCGCTGTGCAGGCGGGGGCGCCGCATTCTGCTCGGCGTGGGCCGGCTGTCCTACCAGAAGAATTTCCCGCTGCTGATCGATGTATTCGCACGGCTTGCACCATCCCATCCCGATTGGGATCTGGTGATACTTGGCGCCGGTCCGGACCACGAGGCACTGCGCGGCCAGGCTGCAGAACAGGGCCTGTCCGACCGAGTTTTTCTGCCCGGCGTGGTGGGCAACCTGCGCCATTGGTATGAACGCGCCGACCTGTACGTGATGAGTTCGCATTTCGAGGGTTTCCCCAACACGCTGGCCGAAGCGCTGGCCCACGGCCTGCCCGCGGTCAGCGTCGACTGCGACACCGGGCCGCGCGACATCATCCGCCATGACGTGGACGGGCTTCTGACTCCGGTTGGCGACCGCAACGCGCTGGAGCAGGCGCTGTCTCTGGTGATGGCTGACGAAGCCCTGCGCGCGCGGCTCGGGGCGCGTGCGGTGGACGCGCGCGAACGGTTCTCGATGGAGCGCGTGGCGGGCATGTGGGAGTCGTTGTTTTCCGAGCCGCCTGGCGTCGAAAGGCCGGCCCTTTCAACTGTCGCTCCGACCCGCGACGGCACCTGCTAG
- a CDS encoding glycosyltransferase — translation MKLLIYLHSLESGGAERVAANLANHWARKGWEVTIVTVETTERDFYELHPGYAASVLA, via the coding sequence ATGAAGCTGCTTATCTACCTGCATTCGCTCGAATCCGGAGGGGCCGAACGTGTAGCGGCCAATCTGGCGAATCACTGGGCCAGGAAAGGCTGGGAAGTGACAATCGTCACGGTCGAAACCACTGAGCGTGACTTCTACGAACTGCACCCCGGGTACGCCGCATCGGTTTTGGCCTGA
- a CDS encoding lipid II flippase MurJ: protein MFVAWNNRVRGFHPDHLAILRGMAWVTVFVMLGKLSGAAKEMAVAYRYGIGAEVDGYLFVLNLVSWPLALWFGVLTMVLVPLAARLQQEHPGELPRFRAELLGAGLGLGLLLWMAAALLLPALIRAPWAGLTPATAAYAAEAAKGLTLLMPLGVLASLFSAWMLAAGLHANTLLEGVPALAIAAAVMLGDGGISALIWGTVAGYTLHMACLALPLLKRRELVRPRISFSSPGWRWFWQSFAIMLAGNAVMSLIDIVDLMFAVHLGTGVVSTLSYANRVLALLLGLGGTAVSRATLPVFARAQHETPQHIHEVASRWVGVMLGVGALATVMVWWLAPLAVRLLFERGAFDAANTESVASVLRYGAVQMPFYFAALVLVSSLVSRGLYRAVAIGAAVNLLVKVGASLLLVPALGMQGIALATGAMYLASFAMLYWYARRIHKIKGTCA, encoded by the coding sequence GTGTTTGTCGCCTGGAACAACCGCGTCCGGGGCTTTCATCCCGACCATCTGGCCATACTGCGGGGCATGGCCTGGGTGACGGTGTTCGTCATGCTCGGCAAACTGTCCGGCGCCGCCAAGGAAATGGCGGTGGCCTACCGCTACGGCATTGGCGCAGAGGTGGACGGCTATCTGTTCGTGCTCAACCTGGTGAGCTGGCCGCTGGCGCTCTGGTTCGGCGTACTGACCATGGTGCTGGTGCCGCTGGCGGCCCGGCTGCAGCAGGAGCATCCCGGCGAGCTGCCGCGCTTTCGCGCCGAGCTGCTGGGCGCCGGGCTGGGCCTGGGTCTGCTGCTATGGATGGCTGCCGCGCTGCTGCTGCCGGCGCTGATACGGGCACCTTGGGCCGGCCTCACGCCAGCCACCGCGGCCTACGCTGCCGAAGCCGCAAAGGGACTGACGCTGCTGATGCCGCTGGGCGTGCTGGCCAGCCTGTTTTCCGCATGGATGCTGGCTGCTGGCCTGCACGCCAACACCCTGCTGGAAGGCGTGCCCGCGCTGGCCATCGCAGCAGCGGTGATGCTGGGGGACGGCGGCATCTCGGCGCTGATATGGGGCACGGTGGCCGGCTATACGCTTCACATGGCCTGCCTGGCGCTGCCCCTTCTGAAGCGCCGCGAACTTGTCAGGCCGCGCATCAGCTTCAGTTCGCCCGGTTGGCGCTGGTTCTGGCAAAGCTTTGCCATCATGCTGGCCGGGAATGCGGTGATGAGCCTGATCGACATTGTCGACCTGATGTTCGCCGTCCATCTCGGCACCGGCGTGGTGTCCACGCTCAGCTACGCCAACCGGGTGCTGGCGCTGCTGCTCGGACTAGGCGGCACCGCGGTCAGCCGCGCCACCCTGCCGGTGTTTGCGCGCGCTCAGCATGAAACGCCACAACACATCCACGAGGTTGCCAGCCGCTGGGTTGGCGTCATGCTTGGCGTGGGAGCGCTAGCCACTGTCATGGTCTGGTGGCTCGCGCCGCTGGCAGTCAGGCTGCTCTTCGAGCGCGGCGCCTTCGACGCCGCCAATACCGAGTCGGTAGCCAGTGTGCTGCGCTACGGCGCCGTGCAAATGCCCTTCTACTTCGCCGCGCTGGTACTGGTATCCAGCCTGGTATCGCGCGGCTTGTACCGCGCGGTCGCCATCGGTGCAGCTGTCAACCTGCTGGTCAAGGTCGGCGCCAGCCTGCTGCTGGTGCCGGCGCTGGGCATGCAGGGTATCGCGCTGGCGACCGGCGCGATGTACCTGGCGTCGTTTGCAATGCTGTACTGGTATGCGCGGCGCATCCATAAGATAAAGGGGACTTGTGCATGA
- a CDS encoding glycosyltransferase family 4 protein, with amino-acid sequence MDRPTVLLSVNTAWNAWNFRTGLIDAIIGHGYRMVVAAPADPYAERLVAAGCEFIDLPMDSNGTHPGRDLRLLMRYLALFRQQAPAVYLGYTIKPNIYGSLAAQVLGIPVINNIAGLGAAFISDSMVTRVARLLYRTSLRRSARVFFQNPQDRSLFLEAGLARADVTDLLPGSGICLARYQVQPAASGAASPCFLLVGRMLVNKGVVEFAEAARIVRRSLPQARFQLLGPVNEANSNLVPAHTIAAWEAERLVEYLGAVDDVRPHIAAADCVVLPSYREGVPRTLLEAAAIGRPIIATDVAGCVDVVEDGINGMLCRARDPADLADKMLRMAALPAAERERMGMAGRRKVEQQFDEALVIGKYLDAITAVAERCEGRLPARAWSGGAAATLDGKGRCPHHGHELKRGG; translated from the coding sequence ATGGATAGACCCACCGTACTTTTGTCGGTCAATACCGCCTGGAATGCGTGGAACTTCCGCACCGGGCTGATTGACGCCATCATCGGCCATGGCTACCGCATGGTGGTGGCAGCGCCAGCCGACCCCTATGCCGAGCGGCTGGTTGCAGCGGGCTGTGAATTTATCGATCTGCCCATGGACAGCAACGGAACCCATCCGGGCCGCGACCTGCGGCTGTTGATGCGATACCTGGCGCTGTTTCGCCAGCAGGCGCCGGCCGTCTACCTCGGCTACACCATCAAGCCCAATATCTATGGTTCGCTGGCGGCGCAGGTCCTGGGCATCCCGGTCATCAACAATATCGCCGGCCTGGGCGCGGCCTTCATCAGCGACAGCATGGTGACACGGGTAGCACGGCTGCTGTACCGCACTTCGCTGCGACGCTCGGCGCGCGTGTTCTTCCAGAACCCGCAGGACAGGAGCCTGTTCCTGGAAGCGGGCCTGGCGCGGGCAGACGTGACGGATCTGCTGCCAGGCTCGGGCATTTGCCTCGCCCGCTATCAGGTGCAACCCGCTGCGTCCGGTGCGGCGTCGCCATGCTTTCTGCTCGTGGGACGCATGTTGGTGAACAAGGGCGTGGTCGAATTTGCCGAGGCGGCGCGCATCGTCAGGCGCAGCCTGCCCCAAGCGCGCTTCCAACTGCTGGGGCCGGTCAACGAGGCCAATTCCAACCTGGTTCCAGCGCACACCATCGCGGCATGGGAGGCGGAACGCCTGGTGGAGTACCTGGGCGCGGTCGATGACGTCCGTCCGCATATTGCGGCGGCTGACTGCGTTGTGCTGCCCTCGTACCGGGAAGGCGTGCCGCGCACCTTGTTGGAGGCTGCCGCTATTGGCCGCCCCATCATCGCAACCGATGTCGCCGGCTGCGTCGATGTGGTGGAGGATGGGATCAATGGCATGCTGTGCCGGGCGCGCGACCCTGCCGACTTGGCTGACAAGATGCTGCGCATGGCCGCGCTGCCTGCCGCCGAGCGCGAGCGCATGGGCATGGCGGGGCGGCGCAAGGTGGAGCAGCAGTTTGACGAGGCCCTGGTGATCGGGAAGTACCTGGATGCGATCACCGCCGTCGCAGAGCGCTGCGAGGGCAGATTGCCGGCGCGGGCGTGGTCCGGCGGCGCGGCTGCAACGCTGGATGGGAAAGGACGCTGTCCGCACCACGGGCACGAGCTGAAAAGGGGTGGCTAG
- the asnB gene encoding asparagine synthase (glutamine-hydrolyzing), giving the protein MCGFVGFLGGGGWHDVAACNAALARMTDAMHARGPDDAGYWLDAAAGIALGHRRLAIVDLSPAGHQPMPSASGRWTIAFNGEIYNHQALRRQLLDSGRAPSWRGQSDTETLLAGFEAWGVRETVEKSVGMFAFAAWDATSRNLILVRDRLGEKPLYYGWQGWGRDRVFLFGSDLAALRRHPAFEGGINRGALTQLLRHNYIAAPHAIYEGISKLEAGSMLGISLRDGVPRKSVYWSGVDRYRAALAQPFEGSPTEAVDALETLLGKAVKRQMMADVPLGAFLSGGIDSSAVVALMQAQSVQPVRTFSIGFHEAQYNEADHAKAVAAHLGTSHTELYVTAQEALAVIPRLPEIYSEPFSDSSQIPTFLVSQLARQHVTVSLSGDAGDELFCGYSRYSLTRRLWSRLRARPLSLRRLAARMLTSLSPDTWDRMAGPFMPMLPPSLQLANVGDKLHKGAGVLDSRTIDDLYLGLTSHWRDPGAIVLRGHEPGPSMLDLASRLDGFDDIQRMMAMDLLHYLPDDILAKVDRAAMGVSLETRVPMLDHEVVEFAMRLPDAMKLRAGVTKWALRQVLYRHVPAALIERPKMGFGVPIGAWLRGPLRDWAAALLDEGRLRREGYFEPEPIVRRWREHLGGKRNWQHALWNVLMFQAWLEHQRQST; this is encoded by the coding sequence ATGTGTGGATTCGTCGGTTTTCTGGGAGGCGGCGGCTGGCATGATGTTGCGGCCTGCAACGCGGCCCTGGCGCGCATGACCGACGCGATGCATGCGCGCGGCCCGGACGATGCCGGCTACTGGCTGGATGCAGCCGCCGGCATAGCGCTCGGGCACAGACGGCTGGCGATCGTCGACCTGTCGCCGGCCGGCCACCAGCCGATGCCATCGGCGAGCGGCCGCTGGACGATTGCCTTCAATGGGGAAATCTATAACCACCAGGCGTTGCGCAGGCAGCTCCTGGACAGTGGCCGTGCGCCGTCCTGGCGTGGCCAATCCGACACCGAGACGCTACTGGCGGGCTTTGAAGCCTGGGGCGTACGCGAAACTGTAGAAAAGTCGGTAGGCATGTTTGCGTTCGCTGCCTGGGATGCCACCAGCCGCAATCTCATCCTGGTGCGTGACCGGCTTGGGGAAAAGCCGCTGTATTACGGCTGGCAGGGCTGGGGCCGCGACCGGGTGTTCCTGTTTGGCTCCGACCTGGCCGCGCTGCGCCGTCATCCCGCATTCGAAGGCGGCATCAACCGCGGCGCGCTGACCCAGCTGCTGCGCCACAACTACATCGCCGCGCCGCATGCGATCTATGAAGGCATCTCCAAGCTGGAAGCCGGCAGCATGCTGGGAATCAGCCTGCGCGACGGCGTGCCGCGCAAATCCGTTTACTGGTCCGGCGTGGATCGTTACCGGGCAGCGCTGGCACAGCCGTTCGAGGGCAGTCCGACGGAAGCCGTCGACGCACTCGAGACGCTGCTGGGCAAGGCGGTGAAGCGGCAGATGATGGCCGATGTGCCCCTGGGCGCATTCCTGTCGGGCGGCATCGATTCGTCGGCCGTGGTGGCGCTGATGCAGGCGCAGTCCGTGCAGCCGGTGAGGACGTTCTCCATCGGCTTCCATGAGGCGCAATACAACGAAGCCGACCATGCCAAGGCAGTCGCCGCGCATCTCGGGACCAGCCACACCGAGCTATACGTGACCGCCCAGGAAGCGTTGGCGGTGATACCCCGCCTGCCTGAAATCTACAGCGAGCCTTTTTCGGACTCGTCGCAGATCCCCACTTTTCTGGTGTCGCAGCTGGCGCGCCAGCATGTGACGGTATCGCTGTCGGGCGATGCCGGCGATGAGCTGTTTTGCGGCTACAGCCGATACAGCCTGACCCGGCGCCTGTGGAGCCGGCTGCGTGCACGCCCGCTGTCCTTGCGGCGTCTTGCCGCGCGCATGCTGACCAGCCTGTCGCCGGATACCTGGGACCGCATGGCCGGCCCGTTCATGCCAATGCTGCCGCCGTCGCTGCAACTTGCCAACGTCGGCGACAAGCTGCACAAGGGGGCGGGCGTGCTGGATAGCCGCACGATCGATGATCTCTACCTGGGGCTGACCTCGCACTGGCGCGACCCCGGCGCAATCGTGCTGCGCGGCCATGAGCCAGGCCCCTCGATGCTGGACCTGGCTTCCCGGCTTGACGGCTTCGACGACATCCAGCGCATGATGGCGATGGATCTGCTGCATTACCTCCCCGACGACATCCTGGCCAAGGTGGACCGGGCGGCGATGGGCGTGTCGCTGGAAACCCGGGTGCCCATGCTGGACCATGAAGTGGTGGAATTCGCCATGCGCCTTCCGGACGCGATGAAGCTGCGTGCCGGCGTCACCAAGTGGGCCCTGCGCCAGGTCCTGTACCGGCATGTGCCTGCCGCACTGATAGAACGGCCGAAGATGGGCTTTGGCGTGCCGATAGGCGCCTGGCTACGCGGCCCGCTCCGCGACTGGGCCGCCGCGCTGCTGGACGAAGGACGGCTGCGGCGTGAAGGTTACTTCGAGCCGGAACCCATCGTGCGGCGCTGGCGCGAGCATCTGGGCGGCAAGCGCAACTGGCAGCATGCATTGTGGAATGTCCTGATGTTTCAGGCATGGCTGGAGCATCAGCGCCAGTCGACCTGA
- a CDS encoding polysaccharide deacetylase family protein: MSAFVISLDFELFWGVADTAELKAYGPNVEGEWEAVPAMLALFRRYQVRATWATVGMAMCRDYRQWESLRPAVMPAYRNPRLSAYHHADMARAHPKLFFARPLVEQVLETPGQELASHTYSHYLCGEEGASREQFCADMACAVHIAADLGAGLHSLVLPRNQVRASYLNALPALGIRVFRGNADHWLYRNGHAAPGGLAGRVARLADAWLPMRSATVRSAKLENGLVDVPASLFLRPWSRRLARLEPLRMHRLRTAMTEVARRDGIFHLWWHPHNFGINREENLQVLENVLQHYAMLRDGIGMQSVTMRDFEQSQDKPAFQHP, from the coding sequence TTGTCCGCTTTTGTCATCTCACTCGATTTCGAACTGTTCTGGGGTGTCGCCGACACCGCGGAACTCAAGGCTTACGGCCCCAATGTGGAAGGCGAATGGGAGGCGGTGCCGGCCATGCTGGCGCTATTTCGCCGCTATCAGGTTCGCGCTACCTGGGCCACGGTGGGCATGGCCATGTGCCGTGACTACCGCCAATGGGAGTCGCTGCGTCCGGCCGTGATGCCGGCCTACCGCAATCCACGGTTATCGGCTTATCACCATGCCGATATGGCCCGGGCCCATCCAAAGCTGTTTTTCGCGCGGCCTCTGGTTGAGCAGGTACTCGAAACACCGGGCCAGGAACTGGCCAGCCATACGTACAGCCATTATCTCTGCGGCGAGGAAGGCGCCTCGCGCGAGCAATTCTGCGCCGACATGGCTTGCGCGGTGCACATTGCCGCAGACCTGGGCGCCGGGCTGCACAGCTTGGTCCTGCCGCGCAACCAGGTACGCGCTTCCTATCTGAATGCGCTACCGGCGCTGGGAATACGCGTGTTCCGGGGCAACGCCGACCACTGGCTGTACCGCAATGGTCATGCTGCGCCAGGCGGCCTGGCCGGCCGCGTCGCGCGGCTGGCCGATGCCTGGCTGCCGATGCGTTCAGCCACGGTGCGCTCAGCCAAGCTGGAGAACGGCCTGGTCGACGTGCCTGCCAGCCTTTTCCTGAGACCATGGTCGCGCCGGCTGGCGCGGCTGGAACCGTTGCGCATGCACCGACTGCGCACCGCCATGACTGAGGTGGCGCGGCGCGATGGCATCTTTCACCTGTGGTGGCATCCGCATAACTTCGGAATCAACCGGGAGGAAAACCTGCAGGTGCTGGAGAACGTGCTGCAGCATTACGCAATGCTTCGCGACGGTATAGGCATGCAGTCGGTGACCATGCGCGACTTTGAGCAATCGCAGGACAAGCCGGCATTCCAGCATCCATGA
- a CDS encoding glycosyltransferase, whose translation MPTVLHIITGLDTGGAETALLRLIANSAGGQYRHRVVALTPGGAMLPAFLAAGIQVTQFDLRRAPLSSFMRLLRLVRELRPDIVQTWMYHADLVGGLAARLSGNRKVIWGIRTTGITHGSRATAVVRRICAWLSGWLPHTIVCVADASRRAHVDKGYDGARMVVVHNGFNPSSMAAAATSLDLRLQCGFDDSHVVVGNLSRFDLDKDLENFIRAAGFLAPAHPELRILMVGYRSDCERAQLESWIARTGHGNRFVLLRERSDAMNCLAAMDVFCLSSRNEGFPNVVGEAMAAGVPCVVTDVGDTALLVGDTGVVVPKENPAALATGLQRLLAMTPDDRRALGRRASDRVREQFTVRHAQERFELLYGTVMRSGV comes from the coding sequence ATGCCTACTGTTCTGCATATCATTACCGGCCTTGACACTGGCGGTGCCGAGACCGCGCTACTGCGCCTTATTGCAAATTCCGCAGGGGGCCAGTACCGGCACCGGGTGGTGGCCCTGACGCCTGGAGGCGCGATGCTGCCGGCGTTCCTTGCCGCCGGCATTCAGGTCACCCAGTTCGACCTGCGGCGCGCCCCGCTGTCCAGTTTCATGCGGCTGCTGCGCCTGGTGCGCGAACTGCGCCCCGACATCGTGCAGACATGGATGTACCACGCCGACCTGGTCGGAGGCCTTGCCGCCCGGCTGTCGGGCAACCGCAAGGTCATCTGGGGAATACGCACTACCGGGATCACGCACGGCTCGCGCGCCACCGCAGTGGTGCGAAGAATCTGCGCCTGGCTGTCGGGCTGGTTGCCACACACCATTGTCTGCGTTGCCGATGCATCGCGTCGTGCCCACGTCGACAAGGGCTATGACGGCGCACGCATGGTGGTTGTGCATAACGGTTTCAATCCCTCAAGCATGGCGGCAGCCGCAACCAGCCTGGATCTGCGCCTGCAATGCGGCTTCGACGACAGCCATGTGGTAGTAGGCAACCTGAGCCGGTTCGACCTTGACAAGGACCTGGAAAACTTCATCCGGGCAGCTGGATTCCTGGCGCCGGCCCATCCCGAACTGCGCATCCTGATGGTGGGCTACCGCAGTGATTGCGAACGCGCACAGCTGGAGTCATGGATCGCGCGCACCGGCCATGGCAACCGCTTCGTGCTGCTGCGCGAACGCAGCGACGCGATGAACTGCCTGGCCGCGATGGATGTGTTCTGCCTGTCGTCGCGCAACGAAGGATTTCCGAATGTCGTTGGGGAGGCAATGGCGGCGGGCGTGCCGTGCGTGGTGACCGATGTTGGCGACACGGCGCTGCTGGTTGGCGACACTGGCGTCGTGGTGCCCAAGGAAAACCCGGCTGCGCTGGCCACCGGCCTGCAGCGGTTGCTGGCAATGACGCCCGATGACAGGCGCGCCCTCGGCCGTCGCGCGAGCGACCGGGTGCGCGAGCAATTCACGGTGCGCCATGCGCAGGAGCGGTTCGAACTGCTGTACGGCACCGTCATGAGAAGCGGAGTCTGA
- a CDS encoding O-antigen ligase family protein, translated as MMQIKAYAGTDPAPYHASRAARSSRRALVAWAGVVLSAILVCIFLNLPVYVRSLDQSMQPKLFYFAFMILLFPILLSRLHAFLSYLTSPFGLWALALLALNLLHLASDAQTLTARGEALVGFRTQAIAMVLLLGFAFTQMRHSGWERYFVLLAVIVPGLVIADFLYPGLLYPPDTPGVVLGRASGTFINPTIAGEAIMLVFLLSYPMVHKRYRTALILLAGIAVLVTFTRAAMISWLVVWVFLMLRRRLPALGAIAALAVVALPLAMGGLESYISKRADFTSAIDNIQQRLMFFSKGRIDDDSARERAAVLQAGWDAFIDNPVTGIGAGVTDAGHSRLWPYEVGTHNQLIALAAEYGVAGVIMWLWLLILLVRGRYFSDRTLQASVILLFCAMTFFTHNMFDFPYWLLTFALLSQRENAQGRVVAMPDFGTV; from the coding sequence ATGATGCAGATTAAAGCGTATGCCGGTACGGACCCCGCTCCCTACCACGCCAGCCGCGCCGCGCGCAGTTCCAGGCGCGCGCTGGTAGCGTGGGCCGGCGTGGTGCTGTCTGCGATCCTTGTGTGCATCTTCCTCAATCTGCCTGTCTATGTCCGTAGCCTGGACCAGAGCATGCAGCCCAAGCTTTTCTACTTTGCCTTCATGATCTTGCTGTTCCCGATCCTGCTGTCGCGGCTGCATGCTTTCCTGTCTTACCTGACTTCTCCGTTTGGCTTGTGGGCGCTTGCGCTGCTGGCCCTCAACCTGCTGCACCTCGCAAGCGATGCGCAAACCCTTACTGCGCGCGGCGAGGCACTGGTCGGCTTCCGGACCCAGGCAATCGCCATGGTCCTTCTTCTCGGCTTCGCCTTCACCCAAATGCGTCATAGCGGATGGGAGCGGTATTTCGTGCTGCTGGCGGTCATTGTGCCCGGCCTGGTCATTGCCGACTTCCTCTATCCCGGCCTGCTGTATCCACCTGACACCCCGGGCGTAGTACTGGGCAGGGCATCCGGCACCTTCATTAATCCCACCATTGCCGGCGAAGCCATAATGCTGGTCTTTCTGCTGTCCTATCCGATGGTCCACAAGCGCTACCGCACCGCGCTGATACTCCTGGCGGGCATCGCGGTGCTGGTGACTTTCACCCGCGCCGCCATGATTTCCTGGCTGGTAGTCTGGGTGTTCCTGATGCTGCGCAGGCGGCTGCCAGCCCTGGGCGCGATTGCAGCCCTGGCGGTGGTGGCGCTGCCGCTGGCCATGGGCGGGCTGGAAAGCTACATCAGCAAGCGTGCCGACTTTACAAGCGCGATCGACAACATCCAGCAGCGGCTGATGTTTTTCTCCAAGGGTCGTATTGATGATGACAGCGCCAGGGAACGCGCAGCCGTGCTGCAGGCCGGCTGGGACGCGTTCATCGACAACCCGGTGACTGGCATCGGTGCCGGTGTGACCGACGCCGGCCATAGCCGTTTGTGGCCGTACGAAGTCGGCACCCATAACCAGTTGATTGCGCTGGCCGCCGAATACGGCGTGGCAGGCGTGATCATGTGGCTGTGGCTGCTGATTCTGCTGGTGCGCGGCCGCTATTTCTCGGACCGCACGCTACAGGCCAGCGTGATCCTGCTGTTTTGCGCAATGACGTTTTTCACGCACAACATGTTCGACTTCCCGTATTGGCTGCTTACCTTTGCGCTATTGTCACAGCGCGAAAACGCGCAGGGCAGGGTGGTTGCCATGCCTGATTTCGGCACCGTTTGA